TTCACCGCTATCGGGCAAAGTATCTGCCACGGTTGTTTGTCAACCCTCCGTTGCAGTATTGCCACTACGTGGCGGGGCTGGTCGGCGTGGGCCTGTCCCGCCTGTTCTCGGCGTCGCGGCTGGAGGACCCCGAGGTGGGCTGGGACGCGGACTTGGCCAACTCCATGGGCCTGTTCCTCCAGAAGACCAACATCATCCGAGACTATCTGGAGGACACGAAGGAGGGACGTGCCTTCTGGCCGCAAGAGGTGAGAACGCGCGTGTGCTTGCCGTTTTTGTTTTGGTAACGACAAACAAAAGAACTGCTTGAAGACGGCTTCCGTTGCGCACGTCTGGTCCTCCCGCAAGGCGTGGAGTCAGTTCGCGGGCCGTCTGGAGGACTTGGCGCAGCCCGAGAAGCTGGAATCGGCGCTGTCGTGCCTCAACCTCCTGGTCACGGACACGTTGCGCCACGTGCCGGACGTCATCGCCTACCTGGCCCGCCTCCGCAACCAGAGCGTCTTCAATTTCTGCGCCATCCCACAGGTGAGGCCACGCCCTCACCTCACCCTCACCTCACCCTCGCCTAacccgaccgaccgaccgatcTTCGCCACTGGAACAGGTGATGGCGATCGCCACGCTGTGCTCGTGCTACAACAACCCGCTGGTGTTCCAGGGCGTGGTGAAGATCCGCAAGGGCCAGGCCGTCACGCTCATGATGGAGGCCACCAACTTGCCGGCCGTGCAGAACATCATCGGCCGCTACGGCCAAGAGGTGCCCGCCGGTTCTGACTCGCGTTGGCGGGCGTGCGTTTAGAACGACAAAGATTCAAGAAATGGGATAAAACTACTCGAGTACAGTTACCACGTATCTACGTGGACTGGCTTTGTTGCCGCCACTCATTTCAAACGTTTAACCGTCGGCGGTTTCCCCTTCCAGATTGCGCGCAAGGTCTCGCCGGGCGACCCCTCGCGGGCCGAGACCCTGCGCGTCCTGGCGCTGATCCGGGAGAAGTCTCGGCCGTCCGGCCCGCCGGTCAGGAGCCACCACCTGTCGCCCGTCTACCTGTCGGCCGCCATGCTGCTGGCCGCCGTCAGCTGGCAGTACCTCAGCGCCACGGCGGCGCAGGGTGCCGCCGACGTGCAGGGACGCTAAACCAAAGGACTCGGCTTCGCTTCTCCGCTGGATGGACACGCAGCGAATAAGCGCGAGCAGCGGGAGGCGTGGAAGGCCGTTGGAGCGTCGACACTATTTTGATATCCAGTTGAGCGCCGCAACGGAACCGGCGTGCATCCAAACTTGCCGCCCGGTCTGTACACTGAATGCGACGcctcaaaacgttttttttttttttttcttcttctgtattCGCACGAGGGTGTGCGGGTGCGAGCAGCCGCCTGTAATTTGCATTCATCTGCAGCGCTGAGGCTTTTGCACTGGTTTGTTCTTTGACCTCCACCAGTAAAACAACTAACGTGTGCCTGACATTTTCATCGGTGGGCGTCTCCACCCCGcaaacaacgaggcgctctaaagcagcgGGGCAAAGCGCGTCACTAGTTGCCGTTTTAGCCACAGTCGAAAAAGTACTGATCAAAATCAGTTTAATGCTCCACTTCCCACAATTCACGACTGCACAGTTCCAGCAATTATCGTCAATCGTGTTTAGAGAAACAAACGACGCTTTACACGGTTCTCAGGATATGACGCAAGTGGCACGAGTTCCGGAAAAAAAACCAGACTGGTGCGCCGAATGGTCTCCGTCGCCTCATTTTTTGAGGCCACCTTCTTACGTGTTAGTTGCTCTTGCGCCATCTGGCGGTTGAAAATATGCCTGGTGAAAGGTGAAACGTTTGAGCGCTCCCCAAAACTCGCTCGGTGCGATTCCACGCCTTGCACAACGGAATTCTTGGGAGCtctggggaaagaaaaaaaaaaaaaaataaaaaatccaccCCCTGACGGCATTTTTATCGACGTCGATGTGGATCCGAACGGAACGCACGGGAAAGTCTTGACGACCCGCGGCCCAACTTGGACAGGaagttggccattttggtttgaagattCTGATAAATATGACAATCATCAAAATGTTCGACTCTCCAAACaattaatgtgtttttgttgaatTTGGTTTGGACGTGCTGGGACGGTGGTGGACTGGTTACaacgtctgcctcgcagttgtAAGGACTGGGGTcgaaatcccgcccccgcctgtgtggagtttgcgtgtcctccgcatgcctgcgtggcttttctccgggcaatcggGTTGTCTCcaacttccccaaaacatgcaacattcatcggacactctaaattgtccttattacagtattttttttttttcctacgtgCCCCGCGATCGCCTgccgaccagttgagggtgtcccccccctcctgcctgaagatcgctgggataagctcctgcgaccctggtgaggataagcggctcagataatggaatGGAATTTGTAATTGTAACTCTTATTTGGCTCAAATTAAGTCCGCGTGTGACCGTTAAGCTAGAAATAACCCGAATGCTGTCGGCCGGGggtgtcacgggccacattgtcgctAGGGAATCCCTCAGGGGGTCGTTatcactgtgaaaccataaaaagtaAGCTCGGTTTGGAGTCGGAACTCAAGGGTAACGAgtctttcaaccattgttcaggTTTGGTAACATTAAAATGCAACACAACTTTATCACTTAttacatatgacaatttgaaattttggtacagattttcacaagactcGCGGAAGTTGGCACGGATGGttttccttcgcgggccacataaaatcacgtggtgggccgaatctggccctcgggccttgagttggacaccgGTGCTGTCCAGTTAAGTGTTTTATACTGAAAagagatttcaaaataaatgtacgTGGACACGTTTGCATTGTTGAGGCTGCTCGTGAAGTGCCCTTAAAGAACTTTGGCCAGCACGAACAAAGCAAACGTCGACTTTTCTGTCACGTGATCGGCGTTCCATTTgcggaaattaaaaaaatgcaaaggaagTCATGTACAGCTGTGGTCAATGATTTTGGACGTGCAGACGAACACTTTACACAATTTTAGCCTTTTATGACCTGAGAATTTTGCAACATGGCCAATTTTATCTCCAGGCTGCGATGCGACGACAACGAGAGACCGTTTAACGCTACgcaatatatttgaaaatttatatacactctaaattgccctcagttgtgattgtgtgactgttgtctgcctccacgTGCCTCCAAAAAATGGGGCTCCGTGGGGTTCAGGTCTGGATCTTCGCTTATCTTGGCGACGCgcttcgggtcgttgtcatgttggaagacccagcaAGGACATCTTTAATCCTCTCGAGTGACGGAAGGAagtcgtcgtcccccccccccttcaaatcTCGCAGTACACGGCCCAGGtgctgtcccgtgtgcagactccccccccccattcaaaacatgacttttccaccccatgcttcacagtagggatggtgtgttttttgtttttttttggagggtggtCTTCCCTGACAACAAAACTTCCTCCCATGCCTCCTTTTGGCTCATCCATATGGGcgatgcatgattttaaaccacaacgtcttagtgtatgaccTACCgtaaccttggaaacggcggtACCGGCTCCTCCCGCGTACTTGTGGGCCGATTCTTAACCTTTCTTCGGATCATCGATACGATCGAATCCCGAGTCCAGATTGCCAATCTTCCCTTTTCTGATCATTTCTCCAGCAGTTAATCGAGTTAAAAGTCAGAAGTACAAATCAAAACTAAGcgtaaagttgaaaaaaaaaaaatcttgggaaCACATAAACAAAATTgataatgaatatatatatatatctcaaacTAGTATAGAAAGGTGTATGACGTCAACATTGCCGTTGATGGCGAAGAGTGTGCGCATGCGTGGATGATCCGCGCTGGCCAGGACACCCGGAAGTGGGGCTTTCCGTTatggcggcggcggaggcgggcGGCTTcctccgctttttttttttggacttattttgtttgctttctgTTCTCACGTGTCGCTCATTAGCATCGAGCGCCGCTGATTCGCGAAGGCCAtcggaatttttttcttttctttttgcgaTCGAACCGAAGTCGGCGTGATGCTGTGGCGCGTCCATTGGGAGTTGGGCTCCACGGCTGACGCCGTGCTTTTGTGCTCCCTCGCGGCCGCCCTGTGGTGCCTGTGGGGCCGCAAGAGTCAGGTGAGTCGCCGCCGTCAAACTTTCGTTTTGTCTTTCCGCATTCAGGACGTAGTCAGCGTGAAAAAGTAGAGCGCTTGTCTGTTTTTGGATTGAATTTTAATAACAGACGATGCGTTAAAAGATGGGAACATGTAAACACCTTGAAGCTTCATAATTTAGTCCTGCAACACCGAGCATTTACATATGAAAGTCAATCTTTCCTTCTAACGGActcattgagattttttttttttttttaatgagcgaAATAAATCAGTGGAAGTGGGAAGAAGTTGagtaatttgtcatttttgtttttagatgttAAAACAATATTGCTAGTAAGGAATGAATAAATGGCGGAGGCGCAAAACATTACGGGGCAGTCTACTGCTAAGTGGACGCCTCAAAGTATTCGGGGAACTTCATCTCCTTGAGATTGTCATAAAACTAGAACTACAATCTCGGTtttgtgctgctgttttggttatcAACAGGGTCCAACGTCCTCAGCACGTTCGCCACAGATTCCGCAAACTAAGATCGTCGTCGTTCTAAAATCGTTGGTGGTCTTGAATTGTAACCGCGTCCTTCCCGCCGCGCCAGAAACCGTCGCTGGTGTGCAGCGAGATGTTCCGCGACTTCCTGCGGGAGCACTGCCCCGCCGTGAGCGAGAGCTTCAGCCCGACGCCGTGGTGCTGGGGGGGCCGGCTCCAGACGCTGCTCTGCGTCCTCATCAAGTCCAGACCGCACGTCGCTTACCGCAAGTAAGGCTCCGTCCTTTGAATTTGTGAAGCCGGAACCATTCGGTAACCCCCCCAAAATCGAGATCCTTTTAAATTTGAGCTGTAATCTGAAGCCTTCTgaacagaaccaaaaaaaaaaaaaaatccatttcagTTTTGATTTGTGATTTTGGCTCCCCCGACGTCCTCGCGCATGCCAACAAACGAAAAGACTTGACGAGCGGGCAGACGGACCCAAATAAGACCGACTGACCGTGAccgtcctcttctttttttccgtcATATACATCTGATTTTGATCCCGCTGATGTAAGAATAATCCCGACATTTGATTACGTGTTTCATCACACCAGCGAGCGAATCCGCACGCCCGACGGCGGTCAGATCTCGCTGGACTGGGCGGACAACGACGGCAGCGCCGCCTACCCGGAAGCGTCCACGCGGCCCACCGTGCTGGTCCTGCCGGGCTTGACGGGCGACAGCCGCCAGACGTACGCGCTCCACGCCGTCAGGCGGGCCGCCCGCCACGGCTACAGGTTGGCGCCGGCGGCGTTCGGGCTCACTTTGCGTGACGGCCTCCGGTTGCCGAAATGTCTTTTGTGCTCCTCTTCCAGATGTGTGGTGTTCAACAACAGAGGCTTCGGGGGGGTTGAGCTGCTCGTGAGTAGCGGCTCATCTTTGACCCGTAGAAAAAAAGTTCTAGAGCGGGACCACGAGTGCCCCGACACGTGCCgtacaaatacaaaattggCAAAAGTTGCACGTTTGTGAAGAATTTACAGTTATTTCCCAAATTTAACTGGCAGTATTAAAAGAAAGGAGTTGCAATTtgaaggggttttttttttttttttttttgaaacagaggaaaaaacagtaataaagtaattttattacattttaaaaaatgtcaatgcgGCATGAAGGCATTCAGTTGAGCTCATCGAATTTGAACTTTCACTCATTTAGaatggcaactttttttttttagctgtcgTATGAGAAGTCCGGtaaaagttgaacttttggaagaaattGGAATTTGCTTTGTTGTATTGAATTGAGCCGAATCGTTTGGCATTGGCCAGCACAGGCGTATTCATCCGCTGCAGAAAGTAGGCCCCGACAAAAGCGCTGAGCGTAGTTTCTTTCTTTGCATCGTTCAGACGCCGCAGACTTTCTGCGCGGCCGACACTTCCGATCTGGAGCAGGTGGTCCGACACGTTAAAAGCCTGTACCCGCAATCGCCCCTTTTCGGCGCCGGCATCTCCTTGGGAGGGTGAGCGGGCGCCGCCGCGAGTCTCCTTTTCCCGTCGGCCGCCGGCGTAGCGAACCCTCCCGTTGTGCGCGagcagcatgttgctgctgaaCTACCTGGGCCGCAAGGGCGCCGAGTCGGGCCTGGTGGCGGGCTGGACCGTCTCCGCCCCCTGGGACGCGCTCAAGTCGGCGGACAGCATGGAGGAAGCGCTCAACCGGCTGCTCTTCAACCGACACCTCACGCGAGGCCTTTGCGACGCCGTGCGCAGGTTGCTTGACCTTTCTGACCTTTTGcaaaatggtggtggtggtgggggggtgttgtttaaaaaaaaaaaaaaaaaaaaacatttccagcgTTTGTTTGTCTCACAGGCACAGGCGGGTTCTGGAGAAAGTGGCGGACATCGAGCACGTCCTCGAGGTACGCGACTCCTCCCCCTGGAAAGATGGCCGTCACctttccttcctcttcctccattgGAAGACGAGCGAGATGAAAATtagattacaaaataaaagtcgTACTTTCAATAGAAAAAGTTCTAAATTCACTACGGAaggtcaacccccccccccccccaagaagaTGTACTTTTTGGCGCCAAAAAACGGCCGTCATTTTAAGATCAATAAATCATCATTTT
This genomic window from Syngnathoides biaculeatus isolate LvHL_M chromosome 23, ASM1980259v1, whole genome shotgun sequence contains:
- the LOC133496307 gene encoding protein ABHD1-like isoform X1; translation: MLWRVHWELGSTADAVLLCSLAAALWCLWGRKSQGPTSSARSPQIPQTKIVVVLKSLVVLNCNRVLPAAPETVAGVQRDVPRLPAGALPRRERELQPDAVVLGGPAPDAALRPHQVQTARRLPQRANPHARRRSDLAGLGGQRRQRRLPGSVHAAHRAGPAGLDGRQPPDVRAPRRQAGRPPRLQTPQTFCAADTSDLEQVVRHVKSLYPQSPLFGAGISLGGMLLLNYLGRKGAESGLVAGWTVSAPWDALKSADSMEEALNRLLFNRHLTRGLCDAVRRHRRVLEKVADIEHVLEARTIREFDERFTAPLFGYESCTEYYRHASPAERLSRTAVPVLCLNAADDPFSPQHAFPLGAAKELPNVALLVTAHGGHIAFLEGLFPRAAGYMERVFGQFARAVLEHPHDARKACGLPGGLNGK
- the LOC133496307 gene encoding phospholipase ABHD3-like isoform X2, which gives rise to MLWRVHWELGSTADAVLLCSLAAALWCLWGRKSQKPSLVCSEMFRDFLREHCPAVSESFSPTPWCWGGRLQTLLCVLIKSRPHVAYRNERIRTPDGGQISLDWADNDGSAAYPEASTRPTVLVLPGLTGDSRQTYALHAVRRAARHGYRCVVFNNRGFGGVELLTPQTFCAADTSDLEQVVRHVKSLYPQSPLFGAGISLGGMLLLNYLGRKGAESGLVAGWTVSAPWDALKSADSMEEALNRLLFNRHLTRGLCDAVRRHRRVLEKVADIEHVLEARTIREFDERFTAPLFGYESCTEYYRHASPAERLSRTAVPVLCLNAADDPFSPQHAFPLGAAKELPNVALLVTAHGGHIAFLEGLFPRAAGYMERVFGQFARAVLEHPHDARKACGLPGGLNGK
- the fdft1 gene encoding squalene synthase isoform X1, producing the protein MAAAACCKCPVSLAAFKRSLSVAAGPRSLLSGRRPCVARPSGGARTTAATAAGFDRSTASCCVSCQESMSHSLRTCYVYLNQTSRSFAAVIQALDGELRHAVCIFYLVLRALDTVEDDMSIPLDRKVPMLHQFHTYLYQDAWSFGESREKDRQVLEDFPTISLEFRNLAQEYREVITDICRRMGVGMAEFLEKKVGSMKEWDKYCHYVAGLVGVGLSRLFSASRLEDPEVGWDADLANSMGLFLQKTNIIRDYLEDTKEGRAFWPQEAWSQFAGRLEDLAQPEKLESALSCLNLLVTDTLRHVPDVIAYLARLRNQSVFNFCAIPQVMAIATLCSCYNNPLVFQGVVKIRKGQAVTLMMEATNLPAVQNIIGRYGQEIARKVSPGDPSRAETLRVLALIREKSRPSGPPVRSHHLSPVYLSAAMLLAAVSWQYLSATAAQGAADVQGR
- the fdft1 gene encoding squalene synthase isoform X2, producing the protein MEVLQSLGHPEEIYNLLKFKMGGCRAVMPKLDYESMSHSLRTCYVYLNQTSRSFAAVIQALDGELRHAVCIFYLVLRALDTVEDDMSIPLDRKVPMLHQFHTYLYQDAWSFGESREKDRQVLEDFPTISLEFRNLAQEYREVITDICRRMGVGMAEFLEKKVGSMKEWDKYCHYVAGLVGVGLSRLFSASRLEDPEVGWDADLANSMGLFLQKTNIIRDYLEDTKEGRAFWPQEAWSQFAGRLEDLAQPEKLESALSCLNLLVTDTLRHVPDVIAYLARLRNQSVFNFCAIPQVMAIATLCSCYNNPLVFQGVVKIRKGQAVTLMMEATNLPAVQNIIGRYGQEIARKVSPGDPSRAETLRVLALIREKSRPSGPPVRSHHLSPVYLSAAMLLAAVSWQYLSATAAQGAADVQGR